The Kordia sp. SMS9 genome window below encodes:
- the pheT gene encoding phenylalanine--tRNA ligase subunit beta, with translation MKISYNWVKQFIQLDWDADKTGELLTDLGLEVEGIEKYESVPGGLEGIVIGHVLTCVQHPNADRLKVTTVDLGDGEAVQIVCGAPNVAVGQKVPVATVGTTLYDAEGKGFKIKKGKIRGEVSNGMICAEDELGLGESHDGIMVLDEELTPGTPANEVFDIENDAVFEIGLTPNRADAMSHHGVARDLKAGLLQKDIKLELITPSTSSFRVDNRTLKVDVDVIDKSLAPRYCGVTISGVQVKPSPEWLQHRLKAIGLTPKNNIVDVTNYVLHELGQPLHAFDANYISGNKIIVKTLETGTKFVTLDEVERELHEDDLMICDAEKPLCIAGVFGGLKSGVTENTTNIFLESAYFSPVSVRKTAKRHGLNTDASFRFERGIDPNITEYALKRAALLIQELAGGEITSDVSDSYPTKIEDFQVRVSFDNITKLIGEELPRETIKNILSSLEIKINSVTDGGLGLTIPAFRVDVQREADVIEEILRVYGYNNIKFDEKWHTSISNTSRFEDYKLQNIIATQLVSQGFYEIMSNSLTNTSYIELSEQLKTEHNITMLNPLSGDLSVMRQSLLFSGLEAISHNINRKNSDLKLFEFGKTYHAYSEENREEHKHLSVFITGNATTETWTQSKPVATEFFYAKGVVMAILSRLGINSLKVSPIKNDLFSEGIVLSLGKIKLVEFGIVKRKVVKSFDIKQQVIFADFNWENVIQVVKNRKIKFKDIPKFPKVRRDFALLIDEKTTFAEIHTIAKQSERNLLKEVNLFDVYEGKNLPEGKKSYAVSFTLQDEHKTLTDKQIDKIMNKLQQSFEKQLGAELR, from the coding sequence ATGAAAATATCTTACAATTGGGTAAAGCAATTTATTCAACTTGATTGGGATGCTGATAAAACAGGGGAACTCTTGACCGACTTAGGTTTAGAGGTGGAAGGCATCGAAAAATATGAATCTGTACCAGGTGGATTGGAAGGCATCGTAATTGGTCATGTTTTGACCTGCGTACAACATCCAAATGCAGATCGCTTGAAAGTTACTACAGTTGATTTGGGCGACGGCGAAGCTGTACAAATTGTCTGTGGAGCGCCTAATGTAGCAGTTGGACAAAAAGTGCCTGTAGCAACAGTTGGTACGACTTTATATGATGCTGAAGGCAAAGGATTTAAAATCAAAAAGGGAAAAATTCGTGGCGAAGTTTCTAACGGAATGATTTGCGCTGAAGATGAACTCGGTTTGGGTGAAAGTCACGACGGAATTATGGTGTTGGATGAAGAATTAACGCCTGGAACACCAGCAAACGAAGTGTTTGATATTGAAAATGATGCGGTTTTTGAAATTGGATTAACACCAAACAGAGCCGATGCAATGAGTCATCACGGAGTGGCAAGAGATTTAAAAGCTGGATTGCTTCAAAAAGATATCAAATTAGAACTCATTACACCTTCTACCAGTAGTTTTCGCGTGGATAACAGAACGTTAAAAGTAGATGTTGATGTGATAGATAAATCTTTAGCACCGCGGTATTGTGGGGTTACGATTTCTGGAGTGCAGGTAAAACCGTCGCCAGAATGGTTGCAACATCGTTTGAAAGCCATTGGTTTAACACCAAAAAATAATATTGTAGATGTAACGAATTATGTGTTGCACGAGCTAGGGCAACCATTACACGCGTTTGACGCGAATTATATTTCGGGCAATAAAATCATTGTAAAAACGTTGGAAACAGGCACTAAATTTGTCACGTTAGATGAAGTTGAGCGTGAATTGCATGAAGATGATTTAATGATTTGTGATGCAGAAAAACCATTGTGTATTGCAGGTGTTTTTGGCGGATTAAAATCTGGCGTGACCGAAAATACGACCAATATTTTCTTAGAAAGTGCTTATTTTAGCCCAGTTTCTGTGCGTAAAACAGCAAAACGTCACGGATTGAATACCGATGCATCGTTCCGTTTTGAACGCGGAATTGATCCAAATATTACGGAATATGCACTGAAACGTGCTGCTTTGTTAATTCAAGAATTGGCTGGCGGTGAAATTACCAGTGATGTTTCCGACAGTTATCCAACAAAAATTGAAGACTTTCAAGTGCGTGTGTCTTTCGATAATATTACGAAGTTAATCGGAGAAGAATTACCGCGTGAAACGATCAAAAATATTTTATCCTCTTTAGAGATTAAAATCAATTCGGTGACTGATGGCGGTTTAGGCTTGACCATTCCTGCTTTTAGAGTAGATGTGCAACGTGAAGCAGATGTCATTGAAGAAATTTTACGTGTTTACGGTTATAATAATATCAAGTTTGATGAAAAATGGCATACGTCCATTTCCAATACATCACGATTTGAAGATTACAAATTGCAAAATATAATCGCAACGCAATTGGTGTCGCAAGGTTTCTATGAAATTATGTCAAATTCCTTGACCAATACTTCATACATTGAACTTTCGGAGCAGTTAAAAACGGAGCATAATATTACGATGTTAAATCCTTTGAGTGGCGATTTGTCTGTGATGCGCCAATCGTTATTGTTTTCTGGATTGGAAGCGATTTCACACAACATCAACCGAAAAAATAGTGACTTAAAGTTATTCGAATTCGGAAAAACCTATCACGCTTACAGCGAAGAAAATCGTGAAGAACACAAGCATTTATCAGTATTCATTACTGGAAACGCTACAACGGAAACTTGGACGCAAAGCAAACCTGTTGCAACCGAATTTTTCTATGCGAAAGGAGTTGTAATGGCAATTTTATCTCGTTTGGGAATCAATTCGTTGAAAGTTTCGCCAATTAAAAACGATTTATTTTCTGAAGGAATTGTATTGAGTTTGGGAAAAATTAAGTTGGTTGAATTTGGAATTGTGAAACGAAAAGTTGTGAAGTCTTTCGACATTAAACAACAAGTAATTTTTGCGGATTTCAACTGGGAGAACGTGATTCAAGTCGTGAAAAATAGAAAAATCAAGTTTAAAGACATTCCAAAATTCCCGAAAGTTCGAAGAGATTTTGCATTGTTGATTGATGAGAAAACTACCTTTGCAGAAATTCATACGATTGCCAAACAAAGCGAACGCAACTTGTTGAAAGAAGTGAATTTGTTTGATGTATACGAAGGAAAGAATCTTCCAGAAGGAAAGAAAAGTTATGCGGTAAGTTTTACACTGCAAGACGAACATAAAACCTTGACA